One Symbiobacterium terraclitae genomic region harbors:
- a CDS encoding ABC transporter ATP-binding protein, with protein MSTQPLLVAEGLVKIYPMGVRALDGASLTVGRGEIVGIMGRSGSGKSTLLHILGCLDRPDAGRVWIDGVEVTRLADAALPAVRLRRLGFIFQAHNLVPTLTALENVALPLRYLRPRPANPYERARTMLEAVGLGDRLHHLPGQLSGGQQQRVAIARALVNNPALVLADEPTGALDSQNARALLRLMRRLAQERGQTFVVVTHDPVVGQVCDRIYRMEDGRVLATAAG; from the coding sequence ATGAGCACACAGCCGCTGCTTGTGGCAGAGGGCCTGGTGAAGATCTACCCCATGGGCGTGCGGGCGCTGGACGGCGCCAGCCTCACCGTGGGCCGGGGGGAGATCGTGGGGATCATGGGGCGGTCGGGCAGCGGGAAGTCGACCCTGCTGCACATCCTGGGCTGCCTGGACAGGCCCGACGCGGGCCGGGTGTGGATCGACGGGGTGGAGGTGACCCGCCTGGCGGACGCCGCCCTGCCGGCCGTGCGGCTCCGGCGGCTGGGCTTCATCTTCCAGGCGCACAACCTGGTGCCGACGCTGACCGCGCTGGAGAACGTGGCCCTGCCGCTCCGGTACCTGCGGCCGCGCCCGGCGAACCCGTACGAGCGGGCCCGGACGATGCTGGAGGCCGTGGGGCTGGGCGACCGGCTGCACCACCTGCCGGGCCAGCTCTCCGGGGGCCAGCAGCAGCGCGTGGCCATCGCCCGGGCGCTGGTGAACAACCCGGCGCTGGTGCTGGCCGACGAGCCCACGGGGGCCCTGGACTCGCAGAACGCGCGGGCCCTGCTCCGCCTGATGCGCCGGCTGGCCCAGGAGCGGGGGCAGACCTTCGTCGTGGTCACCCACGACCCGGTGGTCGGCCAGGTCTGCGACCGCATCTACCGGATGGAGGACGGGCGGGTGCTGGCAACGGCTGCGGGCTGA
- the murQ gene encoding N-acetylmuramic acid 6-phosphate etherase has protein sequence MDTDHLVTESRLEASRNIDQVSTEEMVRIINEQDKLVALAVEQELPRIARAIDLIAARLREGGRLFYVGAGTSGRLGVLDASEIPPTYGTPHDLVQGVIAGGPEAVFVTREGAEDSREQGVADIAARVKAGDVVVGIAASGRTPYTVAAVEEARRRGCATVAVTNNPGSALAAAADVAIAPVVGPEVVMGSTRMKAGTAQKMVLNMLSTGAMIRLGKVYTNLMVDMQASNEKLRQRAVRMVALAAETDEETAGRALSAAGGSVKQAIVALVAGVDPAAAREALERAGGLVRKAIALAQER, from the coding sequence ATGGACACTGACCACCTCGTGACAGAGAGCAGGCTGGAAGCATCGCGGAACATCGACCAGGTCTCGACCGAGGAGATGGTCCGCATCATCAACGAGCAGGACAAGCTGGTCGCCCTGGCCGTGGAGCAGGAGCTGCCGCGGATCGCCCGGGCCATCGACCTGATCGCGGCCCGCCTCCGGGAGGGCGGCCGCCTCTTCTACGTCGGCGCCGGCACCAGCGGCCGCCTCGGCGTGTTGGACGCCTCGGAGATCCCGCCGACCTACGGCACGCCGCACGATCTCGTGCAGGGGGTCATTGCCGGGGGCCCCGAGGCGGTCTTCGTGACCCGCGAGGGGGCTGAGGACTCCCGGGAGCAGGGCGTGGCCGACATCGCCGCACGGGTGAAGGCCGGGGATGTGGTGGTGGGCATCGCCGCCAGCGGCCGGACGCCGTACACGGTGGCCGCCGTCGAGGAGGCCCGGCGCAGGGGGTGTGCGACGGTCGCCGTGACCAACAACCCCGGCTCCGCGCTGGCCGCCGCCGCGGACGTCGCGATCGCGCCGGTGGTCGGCCCGGAGGTCGTGATGGGCTCCACCCGCATGAAGGCGGGCACCGCCCAGAAGATGGTGCTGAACATGCTGAGCACCGGAGCCATGATCCGGCTCGGCAAGGTATATACCAACCTCATGGTCGATATGCAGGCGTCCAACGAGAAGCTTCGGCAGCGGGCCGTCCGCATGGTCGCCCTGGCCGCCGAGACCGACGAGGAGACGGCCGGGCGCGCACTGAGCGCGGCGGGCGGCTCCGTGAAGCAGGCCATCGTGGCCCTGGTGGCCGGCGTGGACCCGGCTGCGGCCCGCGAGGCGCTGGAGCGCGCCGGCGGCCTCGTGCGGAAAGCCATCGCGCTGGCGCAGGAGAGGTAG
- a CDS encoding ABC transporter ATP-binding protein, producing MSGTLLELKDVVVLHRTDPTGPFGLWSAKPVRAVDGVSLSISRGETLGLMGGSGAGKTTLAEAATLRRPVDRGGVFIEGKDARQLDRKRARRRLQMVRQDARDSLEMAQTTRKQLQELMRLCDLPDGEARIAAAMERVGLPPGEFLDRTPQQMSGGQQQRLAIARALAVNPVLIALDEPVSGVDPQLQAEILRLLAEVQRKQGTAYLLISQDVRVISRLSHRVGIMHSGRLLELGPAEQVLTGPRHPFSQRFLGRTAEPLPPEEDAAGRVLQGCPWAPHCPAATERCRKERPAMREVAPGHLVACPEV from the coding sequence TTGTCCGGGACTCTATTGGAGCTAAAGGATGTCGTCGTACTCCACCGCACCGATCCCACCGGACCGTTCGGACTCTGGAGTGCCAAGCCGGTACGTGCGGTGGACGGGGTGAGCCTGTCCATCTCCAGGGGGGAGACCCTGGGACTGATGGGCGGCAGCGGCGCCGGCAAGACGACGCTGGCCGAAGCCGCCACCCTGCGCCGGCCCGTCGACCGGGGCGGCGTGTTCATCGAGGGGAAGGACGCGCGGCAGCTGGACCGCAAGCGGGCGCGCCGCCGCCTGCAGATGGTGCGGCAGGACGCCCGCGACTCGCTGGAGATGGCCCAGACAACCCGCAAGCAGCTGCAGGAGCTGATGCGCCTCTGCGACCTGCCCGACGGCGAGGCCCGCATCGCTGCGGCGATGGAGCGGGTGGGGCTGCCGCCGGGCGAGTTCCTGGACCGGACGCCCCAGCAGATGTCGGGCGGGCAGCAGCAGCGGCTGGCGATCGCCCGGGCCCTGGCGGTGAACCCGGTGCTGATCGCCCTGGACGAGCCGGTCTCGGGCGTCGACCCGCAGCTGCAGGCGGAGATCCTGCGGCTGCTGGCGGAGGTCCAGCGGAAGCAGGGCACCGCGTACCTGTTGATCTCCCAGGACGTGCGGGTGATCTCCCGCCTGTCCCACCGGGTGGGGATAATGCACAGCGGCCGGCTGCTGGAGCTGGGTCCGGCGGAGCAGGTGCTGACCGGGCCCCGCCACCCCTTCAGCCAGCGGTTCCTGGGGCGCACCGCCGAGCCGCTGCCGCCGGAGGAGGACGCCGCCGGCCGGGTGCTGCAGGGCTGCCCGTGGGCTCCGCACTGCCCGGCGGCCACGGAGCGGTGCCGGAAGGAGCGGCCTGCGATGCGGGAGGTGGCCCCGGGCCACCTGGTCGCCTGTCCGGAGGTGTGA
- a CDS encoding ABC transporter permease, whose translation MEILRNLYRRRLRTGLTVLGIAVGILAFTVMGAMAEKFNRLIDGGEAYFARRIAIHSTGGLLRLNLLGPEEIEVMKRTPGVRHVETQIMMALDETAGFELAPRFLVGINLPNFARAQLIAGDAARLRLARGSWWRPGDRRVTVLGSAAAHKMKLDVGDIMTARGEAFKVVGILQETLSVPDGWALIPEEDARDLLMSDSALLREMGLDRVWTNAYALVDPGMGEEITDVLARSLRKGFLLHSPEQLARAAGTASNLLNTAILGSGAIAVIVGALAVINTMFFAVGERTREIGIKKAIGAGRWAILGEFLAESVLIGLLGGLLGLSVAAVLNGHAAAEGTPVFLLTPRLAFGALGFATLLGGAAGALPAWRAANLDPVEALRAI comes from the coding sequence ATGGAGATCCTGCGCAACCTGTACCGTCGCCGGCTGCGGACCGGGCTCACGGTGCTGGGCATCGCGGTGGGGATCCTGGCCTTCACCGTGATGGGCGCGATGGCCGAGAAGTTCAACCGGCTGATCGACGGCGGCGAGGCCTACTTCGCGCGCCGCATCGCCATCCACTCCACGGGAGGCCTCCTGCGGCTCAACCTGCTGGGTCCGGAGGAGATCGAGGTGATGAAGCGCACCCCGGGGGTCCGCCACGTCGAGACGCAGATCATGATGGCGCTGGACGAGACGGCGGGCTTCGAGCTGGCGCCGCGCTTCCTGGTGGGCATCAACCTGCCCAACTTCGCGCGCGCCCAGCTGATCGCCGGGGACGCGGCCCGGTTGCGGCTCGCCCGGGGCAGCTGGTGGCGCCCCGGCGACCGCAGGGTGACCGTGCTGGGCAGCGCAGCCGCGCACAAGATGAAGCTGGACGTGGGCGACATCATGACGGCCCGGGGCGAGGCGTTCAAGGTCGTGGGCATCCTGCAGGAGACGCTCTCGGTGCCCGACGGCTGGGCGCTGATCCCTGAGGAGGACGCCCGCGACCTGCTGATGAGCGACTCCGCCCTGCTGCGGGAGATGGGGCTGGACAGGGTGTGGACCAACGCCTACGCCCTGGTCGACCCCGGCATGGGTGAGGAGATCACCGACGTGCTGGCCCGCAGCCTGCGCAAGGGCTTCCTGCTGCACTCGCCGGAGCAGCTGGCCCGGGCGGCGGGCACCGCCTCGAACCTGCTCAACACGGCCATACTCGGCTCGGGGGCCATCGCAGTCATCGTAGGGGCGCTGGCGGTGATCAACACGATGTTCTTCGCCGTGGGCGAGCGCACGCGCGAGATCGGCATCAAGAAGGCCATCGGTGCGGGCCGCTGGGCGATCCTCGGCGAGTTCCTGGCCGAGTCGGTGCTGATCGGCCTCCTGGGCGGCCTCCTCGGCCTCTCCGTCGCAGCGGTGCTGAACGGGCACGCGGCCGCCGAGGGGACGCCGGTCTTCCTGCTCACGCCGCGCCTGGCGTTCGGGGCGCTGGGGTTCGCCACGCTGCTGGGGGGCGCCGCAGGGGCCCTGCCGGCCTGGCGCGCGGCCAACCTCGATCCCGTGGAGGCGCTGCGGGCCATCTAG
- the nagA gene encoding N-acetylglucosamine-6-phosphate deacetylase translates to MQRWLKGALILPDRVVPNGLLACEDGRITGVWDLEADAGAPAVPDGAEVVERGYIAPGYIDIHVHGGGGGDFMDADPEAVVAITTCHARHGTTGLLATTLTAPEEELIRAFRAVKAAPRRGAQILGFHVEGPFINMQYKGAQNPAYVRSASVAEIDRWLAEGRPDDRWHVTLAPEIEGALEAIRHLAGRGAVVSAGHTDCTYDQLKAGVEAGVSHVTHLFNAMRGLHHREPGTVGGALSLPGVTVEIIADGVHVHPASMQVAVRARGAENVLLVTDAMRAAGLGDGEFTLGGLPVTVKDGAARLHSGALAGSVLTMERGVQNLVDMVGLDLPTAVAMASLHPARRLGLEARKGSLAVGKDADLLILDDKLEVMTTIIGGEVFYDAR, encoded by the coding sequence ATGCAGAGGTGGCTGAAGGGCGCGCTCATCCTCCCTGACAGGGTGGTGCCGAACGGGCTGCTGGCCTGCGAGGACGGCAGGATCACCGGCGTCTGGGACCTGGAGGCCGACGCCGGGGCCCCCGCGGTGCCTGACGGGGCGGAGGTGGTGGAGCGCGGCTACATCGCGCCCGGGTACATCGACATCCACGTTCACGGCGGCGGCGGCGGGGACTTCATGGACGCGGATCCCGAGGCCGTGGTCGCGATCACGACCTGCCACGCCCGGCACGGGACGACCGGGCTGCTGGCCACGACGCTGACGGCCCCGGAGGAGGAGTTGATCAGGGCCTTCCGCGCCGTGAAGGCCGCGCCGCGCCGCGGCGCGCAGATCCTGGGCTTCCACGTGGAGGGCCCCTTCATCAACATGCAGTACAAGGGGGCCCAGAACCCGGCGTACGTGCGCTCCGCCTCGGTCGCGGAGATCGACCGCTGGCTGGCGGAGGGCCGGCCCGACGACCGCTGGCACGTGACGCTCGCGCCCGAGATCGAGGGCGCCCTCGAGGCGATCCGCCACCTGGCCGGCCGCGGGGCGGTCGTCAGCGCAGGGCACACGGACTGCACCTACGACCAGCTGAAGGCCGGCGTGGAGGCGGGGGTCTCCCACGTCACCCACCTCTTCAACGCCATGCGCGGCCTGCACCACCGGGAGCCCGGCACCGTGGGCGGCGCCCTGTCGCTGCCCGGGGTCACGGTGGAGATCATCGCCGACGGCGTGCACGTGCACCCCGCCTCCATGCAGGTGGCCGTGAGGGCGCGCGGTGCGGAGAACGTGCTGCTGGTGACTGATGCCATGCGGGCCGCCGGCCTCGGCGATGGCGAGTTCACGCTGGGCGGACTGCCGGTGACCGTGAAGGACGGCGCGGCCCGGCTGCACAGCGGCGCCCTGGCCGGCTCGGTGCTGACCATGGAGCGGGGCGTGCAGAACCTCGTGGACATGGTCGGCCTAGACCTTCCGACCGCGGTGGCCATGGCCTCGCTCCATCCGGCCCGCAGGCTCGGGCTGGAGGCGCGCAAGGGCTCGCTGGCCGTCGGCAAGGACGCCGACCTGCTGATACTGGACGACAAGCTCGAAGTGATGACAACCATAATCGGTGGAGAGGTGTTCTACGATGCAAGGTAA
- a CDS encoding SDR family NAD(P)-dependent oxidoreductase — protein sequence MERDLHAAGLRPGELSERLAVVTGAARGIGRAAACALAHLGAQVAVVDVAAEGEETAAQIRRAGGAARFYPADVADGDAVAHLARQVGAEMGRPDLLICNAALCPVAPVEEMHPTLWDRVLAVNLRGPFLLARAFLPALRSARQGVLVNLVSADAMPGLSAYSASKQGLVGFTQSLAAEVGEDGPRVVALAPGMVETPGLLEAAAGLAPLLGMSETEFRRVSLHPSYAGLMPVEHAGVAVAFLVSRLAGEYHGQVVSGYEVLERAGLIGAGAAPLVGGAGATGAARSPAGAPALVEQLDRLRALLAETDADFRRLPLFVRPLARSGFRSKAGRSLEAWRQQADQARECAASGRPFDWASLRADVGRLLAYVRGVPEETARFTRDPAVLGEVARRTEANAAALEALMGALENM from the coding sequence GTGGAACGGGATCTCCACGCCGCCGGGCTGCGTCCCGGCGAACTGAGCGAGCGGCTCGCGGTGGTGACCGGCGCAGCCAGGGGCATCGGCCGGGCAGCAGCCTGCGCGCTCGCGCACCTGGGCGCGCAGGTGGCGGTCGTCGACGTGGCCGCGGAAGGTGAGGAGACGGCGGCACAGATCCGCCGGGCAGGCGGGGCGGCCCGCTTCTACCCGGCTGACGTCGCGGACGGGGACGCCGTGGCGCACCTCGCCCGCCAGGTCGGCGCCGAGATGGGCCGGCCCGACCTGCTCATCTGCAACGCGGCTCTCTGTCCCGTCGCGCCGGTGGAGGAGATGCACCCGACCCTGTGGGACCGCGTGCTGGCCGTCAATCTGCGCGGTCCGTTCCTTCTCGCCCGGGCGTTCCTGCCTGCCCTCCGCTCGGCGAGGCAGGGCGTCCTGGTCAACCTGGTCTCCGCAGACGCCATGCCCGGCCTGAGCGCCTACAGCGCGTCCAAGCAGGGGCTGGTGGGCTTCACGCAGTCGCTGGCCGCTGAGGTCGGGGAGGACGGGCCCCGGGTCGTCGCCCTGGCACCGGGCATGGTGGAGACGCCGGGGCTGCTCGAGGCCGCAGCGGGGCTCGCACCGCTGCTGGGCATGAGCGAGACGGAGTTCAGGCGGGTCTCGCTGCACCCCTCCTACGCAGGCCTCATGCCCGTGGAGCACGCCGGGGTGGCCGTCGCCTTCCTGGTGTCCCGGCTGGCCGGCGAGTACCACGGCCAGGTGGTCTCGGGGTACGAGGTGTTGGAACGCGCAGGTCTCATCGGAGCCGGCGCGGCCCCTCTGGTCGGGGGCGCGGGGGCGACCGGCGCCGCCCGGTCGCCGGCCGGTGCTCCGGCGCTCGTCGAGCAGCTCGACCGCCTCCGGGCGCTGCTGGCCGAGACCGACGCCGATTTCCGGCGGCTGCCGCTTTTCGTGCGGCCTCTCGCCCGGTCGGGCTTCCGGTCGAAGGCGGGCAGGTCGCTCGAGGCGTGGCGGCAGCAGGCCGACCAGGCCCGGGAGTGCGCCGCGTCCGGCCGGCCTTTCGACTGGGCGAGCCTGCGGGCGGACGTCGGCCGCCTGCTGGCGTACGTGCGCGGGGTGCCGGAGGAGACGGCGCGGTTCACCCGCGACCCCGCGGTCCTCGGGGAGGTGGCGCGCCGGACGGAGGCCAACGCCGCCGCCCTGGAGGCGCTGATGGGCGCTCTGGAGAACATGTAG
- a CDS encoding GntR family transcriptional regulator, translating to MDLARLKEEPAPLYHQIKNCLLDDMKAGRLRPGDRVPSERELSDRFGVSRMTARQALVQLEVEGYLVREQGKGSFVASPKIVQPLTLVSGFTEDMRRRGLRPATRVLSAAEVPADSRVAAALQCREGTPIYRLERLRLADDEPLALEISHLTVDACPGVLTLDLEGQSLYDQLRNRYDLQLLRATQTLEAVPAEEWQAEVLNVRPGTPLMHMERLVHDQWDRPVELVLSYYRGDRYRFVAELRTQGENGHGH from the coding sequence ATTGATCTGGCCAGGCTGAAGGAGGAGCCCGCTCCGCTGTACCACCAAATCAAGAACTGCTTGCTGGATGATATGAAAGCCGGTCGGTTGAGGCCGGGGGACCGGGTACCCTCTGAACGTGAACTGAGCGACCGGTTCGGGGTGAGCCGCATGACGGCCCGGCAGGCCCTGGTCCAGCTGGAAGTGGAAGGGTACCTGGTGCGCGAGCAGGGCAAGGGCAGCTTCGTGGCCAGCCCCAAGATCGTGCAGCCGCTCACGCTGGTCAGCGGCTTCACGGAGGACATGCGCCGGCGGGGGCTCCGCCCGGCGACCCGCGTGCTCTCGGCCGCCGAGGTTCCCGCGGACTCGCGGGTGGCAGCGGCCCTGCAGTGCAGGGAGGGGACGCCCATCTACCGCCTGGAACGACTGCGTCTGGCCGACGACGAGCCCCTGGCGCTGGAGATCTCGCACCTGACCGTCGACGCCTGTCCCGGGGTCCTGACGCTGGACCTGGAGGGCCAGTCGCTCTACGACCAGCTGCGCAACCGGTACGACCTGCAGCTGCTCCGGGCCACCCAGACCCTGGAGGCGGTGCCGGCCGAGGAGTGGCAGGCGGAGGTGCTCAACGTGCGGCCCGGCACCCCGCTGATGCACATGGAGCGACTCGTGCACGATCAGTGGGACAGGCCGGTGGAGCTGGTGCTCTCATACTATCGAGGGGACCGCTACCGGTTCGTCGCCGAGCTTCGCACCCAGGGGGAGAATGGACATGGACACTGA
- a CDS encoding metallophosphoesterase, with product MYLYMFVVLFLALYGGIGWYIGLRTAQWLAAVLPRPVPTGLYWAAVAFLALAFPVSRMAGAWLPLRATELLARVGAWWMTALVYVMPALLLIDLVRILIRGVRLAAPGLVPDLNLVRGTGAAVLLAYAAVLLYGSWAARTPVVTRYELTIPKPAGPYRELNVVLVSDTHLGTIIGKGRLQGLVDRVNGLQPDLVLLAGDIIDDDFRPFVARDMAAVLRQIQAPLGVYGVLGNHDDGAENLPAYRAALAQAGVRMLVDEWVEVDGAFYLVGRNDRSRGPAPLEQVLQGVDPSRPILLMDHQPDRLDEAVAAGVDLQVSGHTHRGQVWPGRLLTDRIFEVDWGYLQKGGTQFVVSQGWGTWGPPIRVGTRSEIVQIHIRFA from the coding sequence ATGTACCTGTACATGTTCGTGGTTCTGTTCCTGGCACTGTACGGAGGCATCGGCTGGTACATCGGTCTGCGCACGGCCCAGTGGCTGGCGGCGGTGCTGCCCCGACCGGTGCCGACGGGGCTCTACTGGGCAGCCGTGGCCTTCCTGGCGCTGGCCTTCCCGGTCAGCCGCATGGCCGGCGCATGGCTGCCGCTCCGGGCGACCGAGCTCCTCGCCCGCGTCGGCGCGTGGTGGATGACGGCGCTCGTCTACGTCATGCCCGCACTGCTGCTGATCGACCTGGTGCGGATCCTGATCCGCGGCGTGCGCCTCGCGGCGCCCGGGCTGGTCCCCGACCTCAACCTGGTCAGGGGCACCGGTGCCGCGGTCCTGCTGGCGTACGCGGCCGTGCTCCTGTACGGCTCGTGGGCGGCCCGCACACCGGTGGTCACCCGGTACGAGCTGACCATCCCCAAGCCTGCCGGGCCCTACCGGGAGCTGAACGTCGTCCTGGTCTCCGACACCCACCTGGGCACGATCATCGGCAAGGGCCGGCTCCAGGGGCTGGTGGACCGGGTGAACGGGCTGCAGCCCGACCTGGTGCTGCTGGCCGGCGACATCATCGACGACGATTTCCGGCCCTTCGTCGCCCGGGACATGGCGGCCGTGCTGCGCCAGATTCAGGCGCCGCTGGGCGTCTACGGCGTGCTCGGCAACCACGACGACGGCGCCGAGAACCTGCCGGCGTACCGGGCAGCCCTGGCGCAGGCCGGCGTCCGCATGCTGGTGGACGAGTGGGTGGAGGTGGACGGCGCCTTCTACCTGGTCGGGCGCAACGACCGCTCCCGCGGCCCCGCACCGCTGGAGCAGGTGCTGCAGGGCGTCGACCCGTCCCGCCCCATCCTGCTGATGGACCACCAGCCCGACCGGCTGGACGAGGCGGTGGCGGCCGGCGTCGACCTGCAGGTCTCGGGCCACACGCACCGCGGCCAGGTCTGGCCGGGGCGGCTGCTGACGGACCGCATCTTCGAGGTGGACTGGGGCTACCTGCAGAAGGGCGGCACGCAGTTCGTCGTGTCGCAGGGGTGGGGCACCTGGGGACCGCCGATCCGCGTCGGCACCCGGTCGGAGATCGTGCAGATCCACATCCGCTTCGCGTGA
- a CDS encoding ROK family protein, with protein MNAVVYLGIDIGGTGIKAAIVDARGNILQHGETPTGASEGAAGVLERVRRLGSSLIERAGTQVVACGVGSAGRIDHRRGHVIFASENLPGWTGTDLGAELHRAFGLPVFVDNDVNAASLAEAWIGAARGASDFLMLTLGTGVGGAITLGGRLWRGARCGAGEVGHMALYPGGEPCPCGGVGCAERYVSAKALTRRANEALAEGRPFRGIRDVISAATSASGHRQAAARQGVERWTADLALFLMNLQMAFDPQLIVVGGGIVRLGYWWDRLVQTAARECRARSAAIRLRQARLGPDAGVVGAARLAMLARPLRRVYPPAAGGSARDGSVVRPAGAFE; from the coding sequence GTGAACGCCGTGGTCTACCTGGGCATCGACATCGGCGGCACGGGCATCAAGGCCGCCATCGTCGACGCGCGCGGCAACATCCTCCAGCATGGCGAGACGCCCACCGGCGCCTCGGAGGGCGCGGCCGGCGTGCTGGAGCGCGTCCGCCGGCTGGGGAGCTCGCTGATCGAGCGGGCCGGAACCCAGGTTGTGGCCTGCGGGGTGGGGTCGGCGGGCCGGATCGACCACCGCCGGGGACACGTGATCTTCGCAAGCGAGAACCTGCCGGGTTGGACCGGCACCGACCTGGGGGCGGAACTCCACCGGGCCTTCGGGCTGCCGGTGTTCGTGGACAACGACGTCAACGCCGCCTCGCTGGCCGAGGCCTGGATCGGCGCCGCCCGCGGGGCCTCCGACTTCCTGATGCTGACGCTGGGCACCGGGGTCGGCGGGGCGATCACCTTGGGCGGGCGGCTGTGGCGGGGCGCGCGCTGCGGGGCGGGAGAGGTGGGACACATGGCGCTCTACCCCGGCGGCGAGCCGTGCCCCTGCGGCGGCGTGGGCTGCGCCGAGCGCTACGTGTCGGCCAAGGCGCTGACGCGGCGGGCCAACGAGGCGCTGGCGGAGGGCAGGCCCTTCCGCGGCATCCGCGACGTCATCTCCGCCGCCACCAGCGCCAGCGGCCACAGGCAGGCGGCCGCCCGGCAGGGGGTGGAGCGCTGGACCGCCGACCTGGCGCTCTTCCTGATGAACCTGCAGATGGCCTTCGACCCGCAGCTGATCGTCGTCGGCGGCGGCATCGTCCGGCTGGGCTACTGGTGGGACCGCCTGGTGCAGACCGCCGCCCGGGAGTGCCGGGCGCGGTCCGCGGCGATCCGCCTCCGGCAGGCCCGGCTGGGCCCCGACGCCGGCGTGGTCGGGGCCGCTCGCCTGGCGATGCTCGCGCGCCCGCTCCGGCGGGTCTACCCGCCCGCAGCCGGCGGCTCGGCGCGCGACGGATCGGTCGTCCGGCCGGCCGGGGCATTCGAGTAG
- the nagB gene encoding glucosamine-6-phosphate deaminase, with protein sequence MQGNRYPLTVEVFPDYAAMSGRAAEIVVELLQEKPDAVLGLPTGSTPLGFYDALVASGVSLAQARTFNLDEYLGLPRTHPESYYSFMKRALYDRSDLRPENCHIPDGNAPDPHEECRRYEEAIRAAGGLDILVLGVGHNGHIGFNEPGSQWDARTRVVNLAESTRRANARFFNSLDEVPRQAITMGIGTILEARRILLLASGQEKAPAVRDMVESAPTPDVPATALQLHPNVTVLLDREAAALLHR encoded by the coding sequence ATGCAAGGTAACCGGTATCCGCTGACGGTCGAGGTGTTCCCTGACTACGCCGCGATGTCCGGGCGCGCCGCCGAGATCGTGGTCGAACTGCTGCAGGAGAAGCCCGACGCCGTGCTGGGGCTGCCCACCGGCTCGACCCCGCTGGGGTTCTACGACGCCCTGGTAGCCAGCGGGGTCTCGCTGGCGCAGGCCCGCACGTTCAACCTCGACGAGTACCTGGGCCTGCCCCGCACCCATCCGGAGAGCTATTACTCGTTCATGAAGCGGGCGCTCTATGACCGGTCGGACCTCCGGCCCGAGAACTGCCACATCCCCGACGGCAACGCCCCGGATCCCCACGAGGAGTGCCGCCGCTACGAGGAGGCCATCCGCGCCGCGGGCGGGCTCGACATCCTGGTGCTGGGCGTGGGTCACAACGGGCACATCGGCTTCAACGAGCCCGGTTCGCAGTGGGACGCGCGGACCCGTGTGGTCAACCTGGCCGAGAGCACCCGGCGCGCCAACGCCCGCTTCTTCAACAGCCTGGACGAGGTGCCCCGCCAGGCCATCACCATGGGTATCGGGACGATCCTGGAGGCCCGCCGGATCCTGCTGCTGGCCAGCGGCCAGGAGAAGGCGCCGGCCGTGCGGGACATGGTGGAGAGCGCCCCGACCCCGGACGTGCCGGCCACGGCCCTGCAGCTGCATCCCAACGTCACCGTGCTGCTGGACCGGGAGGCGGCCGCGCTCCTGCACCGCTAA